The Sulfolobus islandicus Y.N.15.51 sequence TAAATATTTAAAGCCATTATGATACCAGAGGCCAAGAATGGTAAGTCAATCTGTGATTCTGAGAATAAGTAACCGGTTAAGCTTGTCGAACCAGAGGAAGCTGCTAATCTAGTAACTTGATTGATCCCCATTGCTCTACCTAACTCGTCTTGACTTACCATTTCCGTCATAGCCCTTTGTTGTATAGGTAGTGCTAATATTCTGATGGCAGGAAGTATAAGGTAGATTCCTAAAGATATTGGAAAGATCCTTATAAGGGGCATTATAATTGAAAGAAGCGCTCCTACACCTCTTGTAATAGCTATGCTCATCACAAATCCCATCTTCTTATCTAAAAATGGTGCTATGAGGATTAGTGTGGAAGCGATAAGGCTACTAAGGAAAGTGTATATTGACATCTCAGATTTTGGTGTGTGGTATATGATTATGAAGAACGGAATTAGGAATGGAGTTATTAGACCTACAGATATACCATTTAATAATCCTGTAATTGAGAATTTCCCTATGACGACTTTGCTTTTCAAGGAAGCAGACTTAGCCCTTATGTTTTTAGTCCTTATGGGAAGTAGTGCAAAAACTGATAGAAATCCCATTATTATGGCAATCAAAAACTCTTGCTCTGAACTAAATAATCCAGCTATAAGTGAGCCAACTGAAGCGGATATTCCAGATAGAAATGTGAAAAGAGAGAAGTAAAACGTTCTATTCTCGTTCTCGATTATCTCAGTAATTAAGGCGTTTTGTATTGGCGCAACAATTCCCCCAATTCCACCTCCAGCAACTGCTCCAGTTGCAGAAT is a genomic window containing:
- a CDS encoding MFS transporter — translated: MDRVSIFSLIISRVLRSSSAGIIFVILPYLVLVELKYSSLFLGFAYTVGTFATAIFGLAVGYLADLYGRKNTLILASLLLPLSALLLFLNHSLIALLVASALGGYSATGAVAGGGIGGIVAPIQNALITEIIENENRTFYFSLFTFLSGISASVGSLIAGLFSSEQEFLIAIIMGFLSVFALLPIRTKNIRAKSASLKSKVVIGKFSITGLLNGISVGLITPFLIPFFIIIYHTPKSEMSIYTFLSSLIASTLILIAPFLDKKMGFVMSIAITRGVGALLSIIMPLIRIFPISLGIYLILPAIRILALPIQQRAMTEMVSQDELGRAMGINQVTRLAASSGSTSLTGYLFSESQIDLPFLASGIIMALNIYMYYKFFGGKNEVNRPSRGSSLLKPSRD